Within Butyrivibrio fibrisolvens, the genomic segment TTTCTGCATAAGCAGTGATCCCTGTATTTAAGGCCATCATTGTAGAGATTCCTACAGTCAAAGCGAAAATAATTTTGTTATCCTTCTTGTTCTTCATCATAGTGTCTCTCCTTTCATAATTGGCGGCATAATGAAACTTTGTCATTATGAAGAAAATAGTTGTTACTTACATCTCACTTGGTATCTTGCGGTGATATGTGTTCGAATAGATACTCTAGAACATCCTGTGTGAATCTCTTGGCTGTAAAGGCTACTACCCTTTGACCATTTTCTGACGGATCCTCACGTACTGCATCAGCGTACATGATAAGCGTCTCTGCTACTATGATCACACTTTTGCCCAAAAGAGAAGGAGTATCTTCAGGAACTATTATTGCTATACCAAGCGGAGAGATATTTTTTGTGGTTCCTATGTATTTATCAGCTGTATCCGGAAGTACTATAACGCTTTTACTTTCGTAATCTACTCTGTTTAACTGTCTTCTTTCTTTGATCATCTTATCTTCCCTCCGACCACACACTAATAAACGATTTATTCTCTGTTTGTTGTATCATATTTCGGATATTATTTACAAATATTTAGTGTTTTATGATGATTTTTAATATATTTTGGAGTTTTCTGCCAATTCAGTATTATTACGAGTTTGGAACTTGTATACATATATTTAGTTTCCTTAAATTCTCACTATCTCCTAAAAACAACTCTGTAATAATCACTTTATTAAAATCTCAACTTCCAAAAATTATTTTCCACAAATCAACCATTCCCTAAAAAACAGCTATTATAATCTTCTTCCAAAAGCAATAAAAAATCCTATCAGCCTCTAACCATCTGATGGGAATCGCATATTTGTATTTGATTTCTAAAACTACCCACTTAGACGGGCCGGCATCCCCAAAGTCTTTACTGGGGCAGGCCTGTCCAAGTGGGTAGTTTTATTTATTTATCCAATACTTCTTCAAATTCTTTTTCAGGCATCGGTTTATAGAAATAGTAGCCTTGTATGTAGTCGCAGTCGTAGCTTTTAAGGAAATCAAGCTGCTCTTTGGTCTCAACACCCTCTGCAGTAACCGTAGCACCTATCATATGGGCAAGACCTATCGTAGTTATGATTATGGATTCTGCCTTTTCATTAATACCAATCTTTCTGATAAATCCCAGATCCAGCTTGATAATATCGAAATTG encodes:
- a CDS encoding PilZ domain-containing protein is translated as MIKERRQLNRVDYESKSVIVLPDTADKYIGTTKNISPLGIAIIVPEDTPSLLGKSVIIVAETLIMYADAVREDPSENGQRVVAFTAKRFTQDVLEYLFEHISPQDTK
- a CDS encoding EAL domain-containing protein produces the protein MVRFEVTESAYTDLEVKSMEYLNNMQSYGIKILLDDYGSGMSSLSMLEDFNFDIIKLDLGFIRKIGINEKAESIIITTIGLAHMIGATVTAEGVETKEQLDFLKSYDCDYIQGYYFYKPMPEKEFEEVLDK